In Ignavibacteriota bacterium, a single genomic region encodes these proteins:
- the fliE gene encoding flagellar hook-basal body complex protein FliE has translation MKIGQALTLMPNIRQVNKNGLIDRTLKETQASFGETLQRAITDVNSLQNEAGKAVDKMVTGEAVDLHEVMIAVEKARTSFDLLMEIRNKTMDAYREIMRMQV, from the coding sequence ATGAAGATCGGGCAGGCACTCACATTGATGCCGAATATCCGTCAGGTCAACAAGAATGGCCTGATCGATAGGACGCTCAAAGAGACGCAGGCATCGTTCGGTGAGACGTTGCAGCGGGCGATCACCGACGTGAACTCGCTGCAGAATGAAGCGGGGAAAGCAGTGGACAAAATGGTGACGGGCGAGGCGGTCGATCTGCATGAAGTGATGATCGCCGTAGAGAAGGCCAGGACGAGTTTCGACCTTCTCATGGAGATCCGGAACAAGACGATGGACGCGTATCGAGAAATCATGAGAATGCAGGTATAA